Proteins encoded together in one Bradyrhizobium sp. CB82 window:
- a CDS encoding sigma-54 dependent transcriptional regulator: MANEILIVDDEADIRDLVAGILEDEGFVTRTARDSDSALAEIANRRPHLVFLDIWLQGSKLDGLQLLEQVKKDNADLPVVMISGHGNIETAVAAIKRGAYDFIEKPFKADRLILVATRALENSRLKREVRELKQLAPTASQLVGRSPSMNQLRQTIERAAKANSRILIVGPAGAGKELTARTLHAASGRADGPFVVINAAAITPERMEHELFGVEQSNGEQPRKPGALEEAHGGTLFIDEIADMPRETQNKILRVLVEQSFQRVGGTGKVQVDVRIISSTARNLEEEIAAGTFREDLYHRLSVVPIRVPALSERREDIPELIDYFMDQISAATGLPKRQIGQDAMAVLQSHVWPGNVRQLRNNVERVMILAAGGPEVIITADMLPQDVGSMVPAMPTSNNGEHIMGLPLREAREVFERDYLIAQISRFSGNISRTAEFVGMERSALHRKLKALGVG, from the coding sequence ATGGCAAATGAAATTCTGATTGTCGATGATGAGGCCGATATTCGGGATCTCGTTGCGGGCATTCTCGAAGACGAGGGCTTCGTCACCAGAACCGCGCGGGACAGCGACTCTGCGCTCGCGGAGATTGCCAATCGCAGGCCGCACCTGGTGTTCCTCGACATCTGGCTGCAAGGCTCCAAGCTCGACGGCCTGCAGCTGCTCGAGCAGGTCAAGAAGGACAATGCCGACCTGCCGGTCGTCATGATCTCCGGCCACGGCAATATCGAGACCGCGGTCGCCGCGATCAAGCGCGGTGCCTATGATTTCATCGAGAAGCCGTTCAAGGCGGACCGCCTGATCCTGGTGGCGACGCGCGCGCTGGAAAACTCGCGGCTCAAACGCGAGGTGAGGGAGCTCAAGCAGCTCGCCCCGACCGCGAGCCAGCTGGTCGGCCGTTCGCCCAGCATGAACCAGCTCCGCCAGACCATCGAGCGCGCCGCCAAGGCCAACAGCCGCATCCTGATCGTCGGTCCCGCAGGCGCCGGCAAGGAATTGACCGCACGTACGCTGCATGCGGCCTCGGGCCGCGCCGACGGGCCTTTCGTCGTAATCAACGCGGCGGCGATCACGCCGGAGCGCATGGAGCACGAGCTGTTCGGCGTCGAGCAGTCCAATGGCGAGCAGCCGCGCAAGCCCGGCGCGCTCGAAGAAGCCCATGGCGGCACGCTGTTCATCGACGAGATCGCGGACATGCCGCGCGAGACCCAGAACAAGATCTTGCGCGTGCTGGTCGAACAGTCGTTCCAGCGCGTCGGCGGCACCGGCAAGGTGCAGGTCGACGTCCGCATCATCTCCTCGACTGCCCGCAACCTCGAGGAAGAGATTGCCGCCGGCACTTTCCGCGAAGATCTCTATCACCGCCTCTCGGTGGTGCCGATCCGCGTGCCCGCGCTCTCCGAACGGCGCGAGGACATTCCGGAGCTGATCGACTATTTCATGGACCAGATCTCGGCGGCCACGGGGCTGCCCAAGCGCCAGATCGGTCAGGACGCGATGGCGGTGCTCCAGTCCCATGTCTGGCCCGGTAACGTCCGTCAGCTCCGCAACAACGTTGAGAGAGTGATGATTCTCGCCGCCGGCGGACCGGAGGTGATCATCACCGCCGATATGCTGCCGCAGGACGTCGGCTCGATGGTCCCGGCAATGCCGACCAGCAACAATGGCGAGCACATCATGGGCTTGCCGCTGCGCGAAGCACGCGAGGTGTTCGAACGCGACTATCTGATCGCCCAGATCAGCCGCTTTTCCGGCAATATCTCGCGCACTGCCGAATTCGTCGGCATGGAGCGATCGGCACTACACCGGAAGTTGAAGGCCTTGGGTGTCGGTTGA
- the hfq gene encoding RNA chaperone Hfq, whose amino-acid sequence MAADRAQNLQDTFLNHVRKTKTPLTIFLVNGVKLQGIVTWFDNFCLLLRRDGHSQLVYKHAISTIMPGAPIQLFEGGEDQPA is encoded by the coding sequence ATGGCGGCAGACCGCGCACAAAATCTACAAGACACCTTCCTCAACCACGTTCGCAAAACCAAGACGCCACTGACGATCTTTCTGGTCAACGGAGTGAAGCTCCAGGGCATCGTGACCTGGTTCGACAATTTCTGTCTGCTGCTTCGGCGCGACGGTCACTCGCAGCTCGTCTACAAGCATGCGATCTCGACCATCATGCCCGGCGCTCCGATCCAGCTGTTCGAAGGCGGCGAGGATCAGCCGGCTTGA
- the hflX gene encoding GTPase HflX, producing MEPRNFDGGADRPRSAGAAQTGRVIVIGPYMRMRGGGADAQAESYVLRDVEARLEEAAGLARAIDLVVADALVAPISQIRPATYLGKGKVEEVSGLIKSHEVELVVMDCALSPIQQRNLEKAWNAKVLDRTGLILEIFGRRAKTKEGSLQVELAHLNYQRSRLVRSWTHLERQRGGFGFMGGPGETQIEADRRLISERISRLENELKKVQATRRLHRAGRQRVPYRVVALVGYTNAGKSTLFNRLTRADVQAADMLFATLDPTLRALNLPHGGKAMLSDTVGFISNLPTQLVAAFRATLEEVLEADVILHVRDISHEDAEAQQSDVDAVLRQLGINPDDSGRIIEVWNKVDRFEPEKREELLNITARRPSDHPAMLVSAVSGEGIDALLAAIEQRLAAKRTTLDLSIDAADGAGISWLHRNSEVLAKELHDGRFDMTVRVDETKRDIVVNRFDAVPHHAA from the coding sequence TTGGAACCCCGGAATTTCGACGGGGGTGCTGACCGTCCGCGGTCGGCAGGGGCTGCACAGACGGGGCGGGTGATCGTCATCGGCCCCTATATGCGTATGCGCGGTGGCGGAGCCGACGCGCAAGCGGAGAGTTATGTCCTGCGCGATGTCGAGGCACGGCTCGAAGAGGCCGCAGGCCTAGCGCGCGCCATCGACCTCGTGGTTGCGGACGCGCTGGTCGCGCCGATCAGCCAGATCCGTCCCGCGACCTATCTCGGCAAGGGCAAGGTCGAGGAGGTCAGCGGGCTGATCAAGAGCCACGAGGTCGAGCTCGTGGTGATGGACTGTGCGCTGTCGCCGATCCAGCAGCGCAATCTCGAGAAGGCATGGAACGCCAAGGTGCTCGACCGCACCGGCCTGATCCTGGAGATCTTCGGCCGTCGCGCCAAGACCAAGGAGGGTTCGCTTCAGGTCGAGCTCGCACATCTCAACTATCAGCGCTCGCGCCTGGTGCGCTCCTGGACCCACCTCGAGCGCCAGCGCGGCGGCTTCGGCTTCATGGGCGGTCCGGGCGAGACGCAGATCGAGGCCGACCGTCGGCTGATCTCCGAGCGCATCTCGCGGCTCGAGAATGAATTGAAGAAGGTGCAGGCGACGCGGCGCTTGCACCGCGCCGGCCGCCAGCGCGTGCCCTACCGCGTCGTGGCGCTGGTCGGCTACACCAATGCCGGCAAGTCGACGCTGTTCAACCGCCTGACCCGCGCCGACGTGCAGGCCGCCGACATGCTATTCGCGACGCTCGATCCGACCTTGCGTGCGCTCAACCTGCCGCATGGCGGCAAAGCCATGCTGTCGGACACCGTCGGGTTCATTTCCAATCTGCCGACCCAGCTCGTCGCCGCCTTCCGCGCCACGCTGGAGGAGGTGCTGGAGGCCGACGTGATCCTGCACGTTCGCGACATCTCGCATGAGGACGCCGAGGCGCAGCAGAGCGACGTCGACGCCGTGCTGCGCCAGCTCGGCATCAACCCCGACGACTCCGGGCGCATCATCGAAGTCTGGAACAAGGTCGACCGGTTCGAGCCTGAAAAGCGCGAAGAGCTGCTGAACATCACTGCGCGCAGGCCATCGGATCATCCCGCGATGCTGGTCTCGGCCGTGTCAGGTGAGGGGATTGACGCACTGCTTGCCGCGATCGAGCAGCGCCTTGCGGCAAAACGGACCACGCTCGATCTCTCCATCGACGCAGCAGACGGCGCCGGAATCTCGTGGCTGCATCGCAATTCCGAGGTGCTGGCGAAAGAGCTGCACGACGGCCGTTTCGACATGACTGTGCGGGTGGACGAAACCAAGCGGGATATCGTGGTGAACCGCTTCGACGCCGTGCCGCATCACGCCGCATGA
- the mazG gene encoding nucleoside triphosphate pyrophosphohydrolase: MTPSRDISRLIEIMATLRTPVTGCPWDLEQNFATIAPYTIEEAYEVADAIARGDFDDLREELGDLLLQVVYHARMAEEENAFAFGDVVEAITRKMIRRHPHVFADKDGNIQPAGVKSAWERIKAEEKAERAAGRPPEETSHKSLLASVKAGLPALTRAMALQRKASTVGFDWNDPRAVLKKIREEADEIEAALDRNDKEELAEETGDLLFALVNLARHVDADPETALRATNAKFERRFAYIERALEAQGRTLEQASLEEMDALWNAAKAEEKPASERRKKAQR, encoded by the coding sequence ATGACCCCTTCCCGCGACATTTCACGCCTGATCGAGATCATGGCGACGCTGCGCACGCCGGTCACCGGCTGTCCCTGGGACCTCGAGCAGAATTTTGCGACGATTGCGCCCTACACGATCGAGGAGGCCTATGAGGTCGCCGACGCGATCGCGCGTGGCGATTTCGACGACCTTCGCGAGGAACTCGGCGATCTCCTGCTCCAGGTCGTCTATCACGCGCGCATGGCGGAGGAGGAGAACGCGTTTGCGTTCGGCGATGTGGTCGAGGCGATCACGCGGAAGATGATCCGTCGCCACCCGCACGTCTTTGCCGACAAGGACGGCAACATCCAGCCCGCCGGCGTCAAGAGCGCGTGGGAGCGCATCAAGGCCGAGGAGAAGGCCGAGCGCGCCGCGGGCAGGCCGCCGGAGGAGACGTCGCACAAGTCACTGCTGGCAAGCGTCAAGGCCGGCCTGCCCGCGCTCACGCGCGCGATGGCGTTGCAGCGCAAGGCCTCCACCGTCGGCTTCGACTGGAACGATCCGCGCGCAGTGCTGAAGAAGATCCGCGAGGAAGCCGACGAGATCGAGGCCGCGCTCGACCGCAACGACAAAGAGGAGCTGGCCGAGGAAACCGGCGATCTGCTGTTCGCCCTCGTCAACCTCGCCCGCCATGTCGACGCCGATCCGGAGACTGCGCTGCGCGCGACCAACGCAAAATTCGAGCGCCGCTTCGCTTACATCGAGCGCGCGCTGGAGGCGCAGGGACGCACGCTGGAGCAGGCCTCGCTGGAAGAGATGGACGCGCTGTGGAACGCGGCGAAGGCGGAGGAAAAACCGGCGTCAGAGAGACGCAAGAAAGCCCAGCGCTAA
- the queC gene encoding 7-cyano-7-deazaguanine synthase QueC, translated as MSEQFSSETALVLFSGGQDSTTCLAWALSRFAHVETLGFDYGQRHAIELTCRERLVGGLKRLRPDWAARLGESHTLSIPTLAAVSETALTRDVAIAMGADGLPNTFVPGRNLVFLTFAAALAYRRGITHIVGGMCETDYSGYPDCRDETIRAMQSALSLGMARTFELHTPLMWIDKAATWQLAHELGGDGLVDLIRAQSHTCYLGERGAPHDWGYGCGECPACSLRAKGWAEYVARK; from the coding sequence ATGAGCGAACAATTTTCGTCCGAAACCGCCCTGGTGCTGTTCTCCGGCGGCCAGGATTCCACCACCTGCCTGGCCTGGGCGCTGAGCCGCTTTGCGCACGTGGAGACGCTGGGCTTCGACTACGGCCAGCGCCATGCCATCGAACTCACCTGCCGCGAGCGGCTCGTCGGTGGCCTGAAGCGCTTGCGTCCCGATTGGGCGGCAAGATTAGGGGAGAGCCACACGCTCTCGATCCCGACGCTGGCTGCGGTGTCCGAGACGGCGCTGACGCGCGACGTCGCGATCGCGATGGGCGCCGACGGCCTGCCCAACACCTTCGTGCCCGGCCGCAACCTGGTGTTCCTGACCTTTGCCGCCGCGCTCGCCTACCGGCGCGGCATCACGCATATCGTCGGCGGCATGTGCGAGACGGATTACTCCGGCTATCCGGACTGCCGTGACGAGACCATCCGCGCGATGCAATCCGCGCTCTCGCTCGGCATGGCGCGGACATTCGAGCTGCATACGCCGCTGATGTGGATCGACAAGGCCGCGACCTGGCAGCTCGCGCATGAACTTGGCGGCGATGGTCTCGTCGACCTCATCCGCGCCCAATCGCACACCTGCTATCTCGGCGAGCGCGGCGCGCCGCATGACTGGGGTTACGGCTGCGGCGAATGCCCGGCGTGCAGTCTGCGCGCGAAGGGATGGGCGGAGTACGTGGCGCGCAAATAG
- a CDS encoding nitrile hydratase accessory protein, whose translation MSTAAAAKATAAVPSIPRDDDGPVFRAPWEAQAFAMVLTLHERGVFTWTEWAAALAEEIKRAQGAGDPDTGETYYLHWLAALETLVATKGVTSTETLHRYRDAWDHAADRTPHGQPIVLRAEDFAR comes from the coding sequence ATGAGCACCGCTGCTGCAGCGAAGGCGACCGCGGCCGTCCCGAGCATTCCCCGCGATGACGACGGCCCGGTGTTCCGCGCGCCCTGGGAGGCGCAGGCCTTTGCCATGGTGCTGACGCTGCACGAGCGCGGCGTCTTCACCTGGACGGAATGGGCCGCCGCGCTCGCCGAGGAGATCAAGCGCGCGCAAGGAGCGGGCGATCCCGACACCGGCGAGACCTACTATCTGCACTGGCTCGCCGCTCTGGAAACACTGGTCGCCACCAAGGGCGTCACCTCCACAGAGACGCTGCACCGCTACCGCGACGCCTGGGACCATGCCGCCGATCGCACCCCGCACGGCCAGCCGATCGTGCTGCGGGCTGAGGATTTTGCGCGATAG
- the nthB gene encoding nitrile hydratase subunit beta has product MNGVHDMGGMDGFGKVEPEPNEPTFHADWEARVLAMVRAMGGAGAFNIDTSRFYRETLPPDVYLSSSYYQIWFLGLEEMLLDKGYIAKEDVVAGHAVTPAKPLRHGKFGVDDIERIMVRGKFARPAPAPARFDIGDRVRAKNIHPTTHTRLPRYVRGHVGVVERNHGCQVFPDSAAMELGENPQWLYTVVFEGRDLWGADGDPTSKISIDAFEPYLDPA; this is encoded by the coding sequence ATGAACGGCGTGCATGACATGGGCGGCATGGACGGGTTCGGCAAGGTCGAGCCCGAGCCGAACGAGCCGACGTTCCACGCGGACTGGGAAGCCCGCGTCCTGGCGATGGTGCGCGCGATGGGCGGCGCCGGCGCCTTCAACATCGACACTTCGCGCTTCTATCGCGAGACGCTGCCGCCGGACGTCTATCTATCGAGCTCCTATTACCAAATATGGTTTCTTGGGCTCGAGGAGATGCTGCTCGACAAGGGCTACATTGCGAAGGAGGACGTCGTGGCCGGCCATGCGGTGACGCCGGCAAAGCCGCTCAGGCACGGCAAGTTTGGAGTCGACGACATCGAGCGGATCATGGTGCGCGGCAAGTTCGCCCGTCCTGCTCCGGCGCCGGCCCGTTTTGACATCGGCGATCGCGTGCGCGCGAAGAACATCCATCCGACGACGCATACGCGGCTGCCGCGCTATGTGCGCGGCCATGTCGGTGTCGTCGAGCGCAACCATGGCTGCCAGGTTTTTCCGGATTCAGCCGCGATGGAATTGGGTGAGAATCCGCAGTGGCTCTACACGGTGGTGTTCGAAGGGCGGGATCTCTGGGGCGCGGATGGTGATCCGACGTCGAAGATCTCCATCGATGCCTTCGAGCCCTATCTGGACCCGGCGTGA
- the nthA gene encoding nitrile hydratase subunit alpha translates to MSSDHDHDHDHSELSETELRVRALESILTEKGYVDPAALDAIIQAFETRIGPHHGARVVAKAWTDPTFKDALLEDGSRAISTLGHVSRVGDHLVVVENTPARHNMVVCTLCSCYPWEMLGLPPVWYKAAPYRSRAVKDPRGVLADFGVTVPKDTEIRVWDSTAETRFLVLPMRPEGTEGWSEAQLAELVTRDSMIGTGFPKAPGALS, encoded by the coding sequence ATGAGCAGCGATCACGACCACGATCACGACCATTCGGAACTCTCCGAAACCGAGCTGCGCGTGCGCGCGCTCGAGAGCATCTTGACCGAGAAGGGCTATGTCGATCCGGCGGCGCTGGATGCGATCATTCAGGCCTTCGAGACCCGGATCGGGCCGCATCATGGCGCGCGCGTCGTCGCCAAGGCCTGGACCGATCCCACCTTCAAAGACGCCTTGCTGGAGGACGGCAGCAGGGCGATCAGTACGCTCGGCCATGTCAGCCGCGTCGGCGATCATCTGGTCGTCGTCGAGAACACGCCCGCCCGCCACAATATGGTCGTGTGCACGCTGTGCTCCTGCTACCCCTGGGAAATGCTAGGGCTGCCGCCGGTCTGGTACAAGGCCGCGCCCTATCGTTCGCGTGCGGTGAAGGATCCGCGCGGCGTGCTTGCCGATTTCGGCGTGACGGTGCCGAAGGACACGGAAATCAGGGTGTGGGACTCGACCGCCGAGACGCGCTTCCTGGTACTGCCGATGCGGCCCGAGGGCACCGAAGGGTGGAGCGAGGCGCAGCTCGCAGAGCTCGTGACGCGCGATTCCATGATCGGCACCGGCTTTCCGAAGGCGCCGGGAGCGCTGTCATGA
- a CDS encoding DASS family sodium-coupled anion symporter, translated as MTASSQAPEAKGFRWKLFAPLAVWLAIYLWPVPAGLNVNQWHYFAVFAAVITGLILESMPVGAVGLIGLTVAGISGYIDPDPTKSLRWMLAGFAESTVWLIVGAFVFSIGYRKSQLGRRIALVLVRSLGRNTLGLGYAVAISDFLLAPATPSNTARSGGIVYPIISNIPRIYGSEPGPTAGKIGTYVMWTAFAATAVTSSLFFTALAPNAAALAIAKKTANIDISWAQWFIGFAPLGILLMLLVPLLSYAICRPEVKRSPEISEWASRELATMGPMSRHEWIMLSLIVLAMFLWITGSTPDISLPVLGSNFINATTVVFIVISLMLVTGIVEFNDIVSEKSAWEVFFYFTSLLTLASGLNEIGFIKWFANEYAKPLAGLSPSTAMIMLVALFFWIHYFFSSITSHAAAMLPVVLAVGSGIAGLPVTTLAMLCMYSLGLMGVISPYATGPAPMYFGSGYIGKGQFWSFGLIFGLIYFAGLLVIVLPWLQLRGG; from the coding sequence ATGACTGCTAGCTCGCAGGCGCCGGAGGCGAAGGGATTTCGCTGGAAGCTGTTCGCCCCGCTCGCGGTGTGGCTTGCGATCTATTTGTGGCCAGTGCCTGCGGGCCTCAACGTCAATCAGTGGCACTATTTCGCGGTGTTCGCCGCCGTCATCACCGGTCTCATCCTGGAATCGATGCCGGTCGGCGCCGTCGGCCTGATCGGGCTGACGGTCGCCGGTATCAGCGGCTATATCGACCCCGATCCGACCAAATCGCTGCGCTGGATGCTGGCGGGCTTTGCCGAGAGCACGGTGTGGCTGATCGTCGGCGCCTTCGTGTTCTCGATCGGCTATCGCAAGAGCCAGCTTGGCCGGCGGATCGCGCTCGTACTGGTACGCAGCCTCGGGCGCAACACGCTTGGCCTTGGCTATGCGGTCGCGATTTCGGACTTCCTGCTGGCGCCGGCGACGCCCTCGAACACGGCGCGCAGCGGCGGCATCGTCTATCCCATCATCAGCAACATCCCGCGCATCTACGGCTCCGAGCCCGGGCCGACCGCCGGCAAGATCGGCACCTATGTGATGTGGACGGCGTTCGCGGCCACCGCAGTCACGAGCTCGCTGTTCTTCACCGCGCTTGCGCCCAATGCGGCGGCCCTCGCCATTGCCAAGAAGACCGCAAACATCGACATAAGCTGGGCGCAGTGGTTCATCGGCTTTGCGCCGCTCGGCATCCTCCTGATGCTGCTGGTGCCGCTCCTGAGCTATGCAATCTGCCGTCCCGAGGTGAAGCGGAGCCCCGAGATTTCCGAATGGGCGAGCAGGGAACTGGCGACGATGGGGCCAATGTCGCGCCACGAATGGATCATGCTGAGCCTGATCGTGCTCGCGATGTTCCTGTGGATCACAGGCTCGACCCCAGACATCAGCCTGCCCGTCCTCGGCTCGAACTTCATCAACGCCACCACCGTCGTGTTCATCGTGATCTCCTTGATGCTGGTCACCGGCATCGTCGAATTCAACGATATCGTCAGCGAAAAGAGCGCCTGGGAGGTATTTTTCTATTTCACCTCGCTCTTGACGTTGGCCTCGGGCCTCAACGAAATCGGCTTCATCAAATGGTTCGCGAACGAATACGCCAAGCCGCTCGCCGGGCTGTCGCCGTCGACGGCGATGATCATGCTGGTCGCGCTGTTCTTCTGGATCCACTATTTCTTCTCGAGCATCACCTCGCATGCCGCAGCCATGCTGCCCGTGGTGCTCGCGGTCGGCTCCGGCATCGCCGGCCTTCCGGTCACGACGCTCGCGATGCTCTGCATGTATTCGCTGGGCCTGATGGGCGTGATCTCGCCTTACGCGACGGGGCCGGCGCCGATGTATTTCGGCAGCGGCTATATCGGCAAAGGCCAGTTCTGGAGCTTTGGCCTGATCTTCGGCCTGATCTATTTCGCCGGATTGCTCGTGATCGTGCTGCCGTGGTTGCAGCTCCGCGGAGGCTAG
- a CDS encoding methionine ABC transporter ATP-binding protein, which translates to MNAHQALVVGEPIGAQAAISQGDAPDAMVRFETISKIYPAYRDKSGVHALQDIDFAIARGSITGVIGRSGAGKSSLVRLINGLEKPTTGRVVVDGRDISALSGRNLRLAQRSIGMIFQHFNLLSSRTAADNVALPLEIAGWPKAEIRTRVAELLALVGISDKADRYPSELSGGQKQRVGIARALATRPNVLLSDEATSALDPQTTRAILDLLASINRELGVTIVLITHEMSVVRQLAKEVVVIDAGHIVERGHVADIFTNPRHPITQSFIAEVVGDSLPVSLASRLTAQPVAGGQAVIRVQVRGTGAGDTLVARLAREVGIDVALLAARIDEIGGQHVGSLTIGIPGGEGAAQQVLAWLLQHQFASERLGHVA; encoded by the coding sequence ATGAATGCACATCAAGCGCTCGTGGTCGGGGAGCCGATCGGGGCACAGGCCGCAATTTCGCAGGGCGATGCGCCCGACGCCATGGTCCGGTTCGAAACCATCTCGAAGATCTATCCGGCCTATCGCGACAAGTCCGGAGTCCATGCCTTGCAGGACATCGACTTTGCGATTGCGCGCGGATCGATCACCGGCGTGATCGGCCGCTCGGGCGCGGGCAAGTCGAGCCTGGTGCGCCTGATCAACGGGTTGGAGAAGCCGACCACCGGCCGCGTCGTGGTCGATGGCCGCGACATCTCGGCGCTGTCCGGCCGCAACTTACGGCTCGCGCAGCGCTCGATCGGAATGATCTTCCAGCACTTCAACCTGCTGTCGTCGCGCACTGCAGCCGACAACGTCGCGCTGCCGCTGGAAATCGCCGGTTGGCCGAAAGCCGAGATCAGGACGCGCGTCGCCGAGCTGCTCGCACTCGTCGGAATTTCCGACAAGGCCGATCGTTATCCCTCAGAACTTTCCGGCGGCCAGAAGCAGCGCGTCGGCATTGCGCGGGCGCTGGCGACGCGTCCCAACGTGTTGCTGTCGGACGAGGCGACCTCGGCGCTCGATCCGCAGACCACGCGCGCGATCCTCGATCTGCTTGCGAGCATCAATCGCGAGCTCGGCGTGACCATCGTACTGATCACGCATGAGATGTCCGTGGTGCGGCAGCTCGCAAAGGAGGTCGTCGTGATCGATGCCGGTCACATCGTCGAGCGCGGCCACGTCGCTGACATCTTCACCAATCCGAGGCATCCCATCACGCAATCCTTCATCGCGGAGGTCGTCGGCGACAGTCTGCCGGTGTCGCTGGCCTCCCGCCTCACGGCGCAGCCGGTTGCGGGCGGCCAGGCCGTGATCCGCGTTCAGGTGCGCGGCACGGGTGCGGGTGACACGCTCGTGGCGCGGCTCGCGCGCGAGGTCGGAATCGACGTGGCGCTGCTCGCCGCGCGCATCGACGAGATCGGCGGCCAGCACGTCGGCTCGCTGACGATCGGGATTCCCGGCGGGGAGGGGGCCGCACAGCAGGTGCTGGCCTGGCTCCTGCAACACCAATTCGCTTCGGAGCGTCTCGGCCATGTCGCCTGA
- a CDS encoding methionine ABC transporter permease, whose product MSPEMINLIVQATGESLFMVSVAALLGTIFGLPIGVFLATSRKGELFAAPAVNAVLGMVVNATRSTPFIILVVAIIPFTRMIAGTSIGSTAAIVPLTIASTPFIARLVEAAIREVDAGLIETASSFGASPLQIVLKVLIPEALPGLVLALTLAVVSLLGYSAMVGAVGGGGLGDLGIRYGYQRFMPEMMLAVVVVLIALVQAVQSAGDYLARRVNRRLRHR is encoded by the coding sequence ATGTCGCCTGAAATGATCAATCTCATCGTCCAGGCAACCGGCGAAAGCCTGTTCATGGTTTCAGTCGCCGCTCTGCTCGGCACCATCTTCGGCCTGCCGATCGGGGTGTTCCTGGCAACCAGCCGCAAAGGCGAGCTGTTCGCCGCGCCCGCGGTCAACGCCGTGCTCGGCATGGTCGTCAACGCAACGCGCTCGACGCCGTTCATCATCCTGGTGGTCGCGATCATCCCGTTCACGCGGATGATCGCGGGCACGTCGATCGGATCGACGGCGGCGATCGTGCCGCTGACGATCGCCTCCACGCCCTTCATTGCGCGGCTCGTCGAAGCCGCGATCCGCGAGGTCGATGCCGGCCTGATCGAGACGGCATCCTCGTTCGGCGCCTCGCCGCTCCAGATCGTGCTCAAAGTGCTGATCCCCGAGGCGCTGCCCGGCCTTGTCCTCGCGCTCACGCTCGCGGTCGTCAGCCTGCTCGGCTATTCCGCGATGGTCGGCGCGGTCGGTGGCGGCGGGCTGGGCGACCTCGGCATCCGCTACGGCTACCAGCGCTTCATGCCGGAGATGATGCTCGCCGTCGTAGTCGTCCTGATCGCACTGGTGCAGGCGGTCCAGTCCGCGGGCGACTATCTGGCGCGCCGGGTCAACCGCCGGCTGCGGCATCGCTGA
- a CDS encoding HAD family hydrolase, with protein MRIEPVFLFDLDGTLVDSVYQHVLAWKHALDAEGFELSVWRIHRKIGMSGGLFTNQLLREIGVEISEERIDRLRRAHAASYQQQAGQIRPLPGARELLQWLSEAKIPWAIATSGRMETAAVNLASLGVDPARTPVVTRDQVKYAKPDPDLFLAAAARLNAPIETAVVVGDSVWDMMAAVRCRAFGVGLLSGGYGPDELRQSGAFRVYDDPADMLRRIDEVGGRR; from the coding sequence ATGCGCATCGAACCGGTCTTCCTGTTTGACCTCGACGGTACGCTGGTCGACAGCGTCTATCAGCATGTGCTCGCCTGGAAGCACGCGCTCGACGCCGAGGGCTTCGAGCTCTCGGTCTGGCGCATCCATCGCAAGATCGGCATGAGCGGCGGTCTCTTCACCAATCAGCTCCTGCGCGAGATCGGCGTCGAGATCAGCGAGGAGCGCATCGACCGGCTGCGCCGCGCGCACGCGGCGTCCTACCAGCAGCAGGCGGGCCAGATCCGCCCGCTTCCCGGTGCGCGCGAACTGCTGCAATGGCTGTCGGAGGCGAAAATCCCGTGGGCAATCGCCACCAGCGGCCGGATGGAGACCGCGGCCGTGAACCTCGCCTCGCTCGGCGTCGATCCCGCACGCACGCCCGTGGTGACGCGCGACCAGGTCAAATATGCAAAGCCCGACCCCGACCTGTTTCTCGCCGCAGCCGCGCGGCTGAACGCGCCGATCGAGACGGCCGTCGTGGTCGGCGACAGCGTCTGGGACATGATGGCCGCCGTCCGCTGCCGCGCGTTTGGCGTCGGCCTCCTGAGCGGCGGCTACGGGCCGGACGAACTGCGCCAATCCGGCGCCTTCCGCGTCTACGACGATCCGGCCGACATGCTGCGCCGGATCGACGAGGTCGGCGGCCGGCGATGA